The window CGGGCAGCGCCGCGTAAAGGCCGCGCCCGGGTTCGGGCGCCGATGCCAGCTCCAGCCGGCAGAGCGCCGCCCAGAGCAGGGAGAGGTTGGAGGAGATCACCGGGCGGCCCAGCCGCGCCTCGAGCCCCGGAACGATGTCGAAGCTCAGCAGGTTGGTGCAGCTGATAAAGACCACATCCGCCTGCCGCGCGGCCTCCTCATGCGCCAGAAGCAGCGCTTCGGTCTCTTCCGAGGCGACGGCGCCGATGGGGTAACGTTCGGTGCAGGCATGGGCGACGCAACCGGTCACGTTCAGCCCCGCCGCGTTGAGGAAACCGATCTCGGCCTGATTGATCGCCTCGGGGTAGGGGGTCAGCAGAAAGACCGATCTGGCCCCCAGCGCCTGAAGCGCCTCCAGCACCGCGCGCGAGGCGGTGAGCGCGGGCAGGCCCGTCGCGCGGGTGATCTCGTCCGAGACCGCGTCGACCGTATCGGGCCCCTCGACGAAACTGCCGCTGGTGCAGGCATAGAGCAGCAATTCGGGCCGGGTGCGCACAAGGCTCTCGGCCGCCGCGATGGCGTTGCGGCCCATCTCGGTCAGCGACCCGGCGGTCAGCGCCGTGCCGCCCGGGCGCATGGCGCGGGCATGGTTCATCGTCACGCCGCGAGGCAGATGGCGGTGGAATTCCCATTCCAGCGCCATATTGCCGGCGGGGCCGATCACCCCGATGCGCCGCAGA of the Salipiger abyssi genome contains:
- a CDS encoding maleate cis-trans isomerase family protein, coding for MRHADLRRIGVIGPAGNMALEWEFHRHLPRGVTMNHARAMRPGGTALTAGSLTEMGRNAIAAAESLVRTRPELLLYACTSGSFVEGPDTVDAVSDEITRATGLPALTASRAVLEALQALGARSVFLLTPYPEAINQAEIGFLNAAGLNVTGCVAHACTERYPIGAVASEETEALLLAHEEAARQADVVFISCTNLLSFDIVPGLEARLGRPVISSNLSLLWAALCRLELASAPEPGRGLYAALPDAATAPVPAAADASAGTALHERTA